Genomic window (Escherichia fergusonii ATCC 35469):
TATACCCAGGTTTCAGTCACAAACGTACCAGTTGTACCACAGGAATCTGGCTCAGGTACGAGCCGTATATCAGGGAAGACATCATCAGATGGAGCACATACCCACTCATTGTCTGGTACTGCCGCATCTGCAGGGGCACACGCACATACTGTCGGTATTGGTGCCCATGCACACACTGTGGCGCTGGGTGCACATGGACACACCATCACCGTTAACGCTGTTGGTAACGCGGAAAACACCGTCAAAAACATCGCATTTAACTATATTGTGAGGCTTGCATAATGGCATTCATAATGAGTGAACATCCACAGACCATAAAAATTTATAATCTGCTGGCCGGAACCGGCGAATTTATTGGTGAAGGTGATGCATATATTCCACCCCATACAGGTCTGCCTGCAAACAGTACCGATATTGCACCGCCAGATATTCCGGCTGGCTTCGTGGCTGTTTTTAACAATGAGGATACATCATGGCATCTCGTTGAAGACCACAGGGGAAAAACGGTCTATGACGTGGCATCAGGGGACGCGTTATTTATTTCTGAACTCGGCCCGTTACCAGAAAATGTCACCTG
Coding sequences:
- a CDS encoding tail fiber assembly protein — encoded protein: MAFIMSEHPQTIKIYNLLAGTGEFIGEGDAYIPPHTGLPANSTDIAPPDIPAGFVAVFNNEDTSWHLVEDHRGKTVYDVASGDALFISELGPLPENVTWLSPDGEYQKWNGTTWVKDAEAEKLFRIREAEETKNSLMRVASEHIAPLQDAADLEIATEEEISLLEAWKKYRVLLNRVDTSTAQDIEWPALP